One Schistocerca nitens isolate TAMUIC-IGC-003100 chromosome 1, iqSchNite1.1, whole genome shotgun sequence DNA segment encodes these proteins:
- the LOC126236532 gene encoding cuticle protein 21-like isoform X2: protein MALQVLLCACALLGAASAGYLGAPAVSYSAAPALRGSALGLGLAGSPLGAGAGTAAAAAAAAAAARLAAARLPAAGLPAYAGVAPGYAGVAPGYAGVAPGYAGLAAARYAGLGRLAGGLPAELADPYYDPNPQYSFSYSVSDALTGDAKQQQESRSGDVVEGSYSLVEPDGSVRTVDYTAAPGVGFNAVVSKSAAPPGSPAAAAAATAAVAAAASARAALAGAVPGVAGYPLSPAAAAGVYGAPLKTAHAALSTPHAKVHY, encoded by the exons GTGCTGCTGTGCGCATGCGCGCTGCTGGGCGCAGCCAGCGCTGGCTACCTGGGCGCGCCCGCCGTCTCCTATTCTGCGGCACCTGCGCTGCGGGGATCGGCTCTGGGTCTGGGACTCGCAG GTTCTCCACTTGGAGCTGGTGCTGGCactgctgcagctgcagcagctgcagctgctgctgcgaGACTGGCTGCCGCCAGGCTTCCAGCTGCTGGTCTGCCCGCCTATGCTGGAGTCGCCCCTGGCTATGCTGGTGTAGCTCCAGGCTACGCTGGAGTCGCCCCTGGCTACGCTGGTCTGGCCGCTGCACGCTACGCTGGTCTGGGCCGCCTGGCCGGTGGGCTGCCCGCCGAACTGGCTGACCCGTACTACGACCCCAACCCGCAGTACAGCTTCAGCTACAGCGTCAGCGACGCCCTGACCGGCGacgccaagcagcagcaggagagccGCAGCGGCGACGTGGTCGAGGGCAGCTACAGCCTGGTCGAACCCGACGGCAGCGTCCGCACGGTGGACTACACGGCCGCCCCTGGCGTCGGTTTTAACGCCGTGGTCTCCAAGAGCGCCGCTCCTCCTGGATCGCCTGCTGCTGCCGCTGCAGCCACTGCGGCCGTCGCTGCCGCCGCCTCCGCTCGGGCTGCTCTTGCTG GTGCAGTACCAGGTGTGGCAGGCTACCCACTGTCCCCAGCAGCTGCTGCTGGAGTGTATGGTGCACCCCTCAAGACTGCTCATGCTGCTCTCTCCACACCACACGCCAAGGTCCACTACTGA
- the LOC126236532 gene encoding cuticle protein 21-like isoform X1: protein MALQVLLCACALLGAASAGYLGAPAVSYSAAPALRGSALGLGLAGSPLGAGAGTAAAAAAAAAAARLAAARLPAAGLPAYAGVAPGYAGVAPGYAGVAPGYAGLAAARYAGLGRLAGGLPAELADPYYDPNPQYSFSYSVSDALTGDAKQQQESRSGDVVEGSYSLVEPDGSVRTVDYTAAPGVGFNAVVSKSAAPPGSPAAAAAATAAVAAAASARAALAAGAVPGVAGYPLSPAAAAGVYGAPLKTAHAALSTPHAKVHY, encoded by the exons GTGCTGCTGTGCGCATGCGCGCTGCTGGGCGCAGCCAGCGCTGGCTACCTGGGCGCGCCCGCCGTCTCCTATTCTGCGGCACCTGCGCTGCGGGGATCGGCTCTGGGTCTGGGACTCGCAG GTTCTCCACTTGGAGCTGGTGCTGGCactgctgcagctgcagcagctgcagctgctgctgcgaGACTGGCTGCCGCCAGGCTTCCAGCTGCTGGTCTGCCCGCCTATGCTGGAGTCGCCCCTGGCTATGCTGGTGTAGCTCCAGGCTACGCTGGAGTCGCCCCTGGCTACGCTGGTCTGGCCGCTGCACGCTACGCTGGTCTGGGCCGCCTGGCCGGTGGGCTGCCCGCCGAACTGGCTGACCCGTACTACGACCCCAACCCGCAGTACAGCTTCAGCTACAGCGTCAGCGACGCCCTGACCGGCGacgccaagcagcagcaggagagccGCAGCGGCGACGTGGTCGAGGGCAGCTACAGCCTGGTCGAACCCGACGGCAGCGTCCGCACGGTGGACTACACGGCCGCCCCTGGCGTCGGTTTTAACGCCGTGGTCTCCAAGAGCGCCGCTCCTCCTGGATCGCCTGCTGCTGCCGCTGCAGCCACTGCGGCCGTCGCTGCCGCCGCCTCCGCTCGGGCTGCTCTTGCTG CAGGTGCAGTACCAGGTGTGGCAGGCTACCCACTGTCCCCAGCAGCTGCTGCTGGAGTGTATGGTGCACCCCTCAAGACTGCTCATGCTGCTCTCTCCACACCACACGCCAAGGTCCACTACTGA